A genomic region of Pyrus communis chromosome 14, drPyrComm1.1, whole genome shotgun sequence contains the following coding sequences:
- the LOC137714991 gene encoding mediator of RNA polymerase II transcription subunit 13: MWTNVFKIGGFHQVSWFQLLPHESELIPLPDKSAKDAATRLVLSSHVQLQKDGFLSTWTNSFVGPWDPSQGVHNPDEKIKLWLFLPGRHSTVADSAQAAVSKLRVVASGLWMSPGDSEEVAAALSQALRNRIERALSGLAYMRFGDVFSKFHPSESEELLRKGQPTVEFIFAATDEGIFVHALVSAKHVRALSNGDLERKLKHSSKNSGCGLPVIVSPHGMCGRLTGCCPSDLVKQVYFSSSKFKTGNGFIGLANHASQGSGCQLRGQNCYVEVTLGCPRPGSDRSLQVNSNSLRNTGKHNLSESLALGRGDQKLALDNSSVYEKTFVYPAEAVLVPALQVARSSLKRLWLQNWIGPSMAGSSFFMLCSENIEPLEDWNETDGIRTQRWYNSSSNSNSSSISSISSSSSDSDYMMATGASELEADADSLTCRQSGLSFNDRLGNDISKSGFKRPRAGMADSFAEVGTATSASLQDAYNSDFSSMEVSNSAIPGLANEQIGSHWDWDVDDRDGTDIHALINEFGDFGDLFEDDVLPFGEPPGSAESQSLMFSAPDPGDVVDNSVGMMDVSDQLLLSDGFPSFESFIPPPPAAMEEPLIKNQEVINSVLSSAPVNCSSASNISEFDHIIKAEALMTFAPEYGAVETPTSEVSSSVFRSPYLPKSRKAESSNSNSSSYTYGPTPPSSCFDGSDEKTGMPINSKSLPGKKDASNIIRSKNYYTHVESGKDQQDGRLLTGSNGIVLAPDGAASSPFPILNSTNAVKVAQRKITEGRFESENPFLSMRTILATEVECILFQTSMCRIRHTLLSSSSLSSTGFSSLPGDQSVMPENMSGKYEAKRKELIPVRIAGDIDRGMTDGHPNAPVGVWRTVGAPRAPKPTSSSSKEISPSLPHSSFNEESLPSYGQRQPLQELLDGFTLLVQQATSFVDLALDSDCGDGPYGWLALQEQWRKGFSCGPSMVHAGCGGTLASCHSLDIAGVELVDPLSADVHASSVISLLQSDIKTALKSAFGILDGPMSVTDWCRGRNQSGESTLDVYSAESAISECRDVATSIGEPLSPSPSCSAGSTFIKVSSAMDGVKAEETSQRRSNQDNCTSESDLQTCSRLRPTLFVNPLPAILVGYQDDWLKTSASSLKHWEKAPLEPYALQKPITYSVVCPDIDPLTSAAADFFQQLGTVYETCKLGTHLPQIVGNQMEVDSGRRPSPGFVLLDCPQAMKIESRNASLVSSISDYFLSLSNGWDLTSYLKSLSKALRGLKLGHCLSTNAKEGSSGPSTVIYVVCPFPEPIAVLQTVIESSVSIGSVIFQSDRDRRSLLHSQVSKALSYSATVDEASISNILVLSGFSIPKLVLQIVTVDAIFKVTSPSLNELVILKETAFTVYNKARRISRGASSDAVQSSSLSSRPHTVLTQMSSPTPGMWKDCVGSRITGHSLPREGEIDASLRTGGWDSSWQTTRSGAVSCDPNRLGDFFPQDETRYMFEPLFILAEPGSLERALSPLAFGNLSLESSKPLSDDSSGGFLQNASLGGSADSGSGSQDGSEPDKTPSLHCCYGWTEDWRWLICIWTDSRGELLDSHIFPFGGISSRQDTKGLECLFVQVLQQGCQILQACSSDTGVAKPRDFVIARIGSFYELEYQEWQKAINSVGGSEVKKWHLQLRRSVSDGMSASSNGPSMQQQEMSMIQERTLPSSPGPLYGSSHSKMSGYNKGGLGQSSVRKQLMGTQLMDSSRSLLQWVQSISFVTIAIDHSLHLVFQADTQSPGAQGAVGMGSSAYLEGFTPVKSLGSTPASYILIPSPSMRFLPPTPLQLPTCLTAESPPLAHLLHSKGSAIPLSTCFVVSKAVPTVRRDRRSNLKEEWPSSLLVSLIDHYGGNSFSQDKLMRGNTKQAGRSPSSEARELEFETHVILESLATELHALSWMTASPAYLERRSALPFHCDMVLRLRRLLHFADKELSRHQEKA; encoded by the exons GGCGGTTTTCATCAAGTATCATGGTTTCAGTTGCTTCCCCATGAGTCTGAGTTGATCCCACTACCAGATAAAAG TGCGAAAGATGCTGCCACACGGCTGGTACTTTCATCACATGTACAGTTGCAGAAGGATGGATTTCTCAGCACATGGACCAATTCCTTTGTTGGGCCTTGGGATCCATCTCAAGGTGTGCACAATCCAG ATGAGAAAATTAAACTCTGGCTTTTTCTTCCTGGGCGGCATTCAACTGTTGCTGACTCTGCTCAAGCTGCAGTCTCTAAATTAAGAG TTGTTGCATCTGGACTTTGGATGTCCCCTGGGGACTCAGAAGAGGTTGCAGCTGCCCTTTCTCAGGCTTTAAGGAATCGTATAGAAAG AGCACTATCTGGACTTGCCTACATGAGATTTGGAGATGTATTTTCAAAGTTCCACCCATCAGAAAGTGAAGAGCTTCTCAG GAAAGGGCAGCCTACAGTTGAATTTATCTTTGCTGCCACTGACGAGGGAATCTTTGTGCATGCTTTAGTATCTGCAAA GCATGTCCGAGCACTTTCCAATGGTGATCTAGAGAGAAAACTAAAGCATTCTTCCAAAAATAGTGGTTGTGGGCTTCCAG TGATTGTTTCTCCTCATGGAATGTGTGGTAGGCTAACTGGATGCTGTCCAAGTGATCTTGTCAAACAAGTGTATTTTAG TTCTAGCAAGTTTAAGACTGGAAACGGCTTTATTGGTTTGGCAAACCATGCCTCACAAGGTTCTGGTTGCCAACTAAGGGGTCAAAATTGCTATGTTGAAGTTACCCTTGGTTGTCCTAGACCTGGAAGTGACAGGTCCTTGCAAGTAAACTCAAACTCCTTAAGAAATACAGGAAAGCATAACCTTTCTGAATCTCTTGCTTTGGGAAGAGGTGATCAGAAGTTGGCATTGGATAATTCATCCGTTTATGAAAAAACATTTGTATATCCGGCTGAGGCAGTGCTTGTCCCGGCCTTGCAAGTGGCCAGATCATCTCTGAAGAG attATGGCTACAAAATTGGATTGGACCCTCCATGGCTGGCTCATCTTTCTTTATGCTTTG TTCTGAAAACATAGAACCTTTGGAGGACTGGAATGAAACCGATGGGATTCGCACTCAACGTTGGTATAATAGTAGTAGCAACAGTAATAGTAGCAGCATTAGTAGCATAAGCAGCAGCTCCAGCGATAGTGATTACATGATGGCTACAGGAGCCAGTGAACTAGAGGCAGATGCTGATTCTTTAACCTGTAGACAGTCTGGGTTATCTTTTAATGATCGGTTGGGAAATGATATCTCCAAATCG GGTTTTAAGCGTCCGCGAGCTGGAATGGCAGATTCATTTGCTGAAGTAGGTACAGCTACAAGTGCTTCTCTGCAGGATGCATACAACTCTGATTTTAGTTCCATGGAAGTTAGCAACTCAGCGATCCCTGGACTTGCAAATGAGCAGATTGGATCTCATTGGGATTGGGATGTTGATGACAGAGATGGCACCGATATCCATGCTTTGATTAATGAATTTGGAGATTTCGGTGACCTCTTTGAAGATGATGTTTTGCCTTTTGGGGAG CCCCCAGGAAGTGCCGAATCTCAGTCTCTCATGTTTTCTGCACCAGACCCTGGCGATGTAGTTGACAATTCAGTTGGGATGATGGATGTTTCTGATCAGTTGCTTTTGTCTGACGGCTTTCCATCCTTTGAAAGCTTTATTCCACCCCCTCCAGCGGCCATGGAAGAGCCGCTCATTAAAAATCAAGAAGTCATAAATAGTGTGCTGTCCTCAGCTCCAGTCAACTGCTCTTCAGCATCTAATATAAGTGAATTCGATCATATAATAAAAGCTGAGGCACTGATGACATTTGCTCCTGAATATGGAGCTGTTGAAACACCTACAAGTGAAGTTTCATCGTCCGTTTTTAGAAGCCCATACTTGCCAAAATCTCGAAAAGCGGAGAgttcaaattcaaactcaagcAGTTACACATATGGTCCAACACCACCTTCTTCTTGCTTTGATGGATCTGATGAGAAGACTGGCATGCcaataaattcaaaatcattgcCTGGAAAGAAGGATGCAAGCAATATTATCCGGTCGAAGAATTATTACACTCATGTGGAGAGTGGAAAAGATCAACAAGATGGAAGATTGCTTACAGGTAGTAATGGAATTGTGCTCGCCCCTGATGGTGCAGCATCATCTCCTTTCCCAATTCTCAATTCTACAAATGCTGTTAAAGTGGCCCAGAGGAAAATCACTGAAGGCAGATTTGAGTCAGAAAATCCCTTTCTGTCTATGAGGACCATTCTTGCAACTGAAGTTGAGTGCATTCTATTTCAAACTTCAATGTGTAGAATAAGGCACACCCTTTTGTCTTCAAGCAGTCTCTCATCTACTGGTTTCAGTAGTCTGCCAGGTGACCAAAGTGTCATGCCAGAAAACATGTCTGGAAAGTATGAGGCGAAGAGGAAAGAATTGATACCCGTTAGAATTGCTGGTGATATTGATAGAGGAATGACAGATGGGCATCCTAATGCACCTGTGGGTGTCTGGCGCACTGTAGGAGCTCCTAGAGCCCCTAAACCCACAAGTTCATCTAGTAAAGAAATTAGCCCGTCTTTGCCTCATTCTTCCTTCAATGAAGAAAGTTTACCATCTTATGGGCAAAGACAACCACTTCAGGAACTTCTGGATGGATTTACATTACTTGTACAGCAAGCTACATCCTTTGTTGATTTGGCCCTAGACTCAGATTGTGGTGATGGTCCTTATGGTTGGCTGGCATTACAAGAGCAATGGAGGAAGGGATTTTCTTGTGGGCCTTCTATGGTCCATGCAGGTTGTGGGGGCACGCTGGCTTCTTGTCACTCCCTGGACATTGCTGGTGTGGAGTTAGTTGATCCACTCTCTGCAGAT GTTCATGCTTCATCTGTGATTAGTTTGCTGCAGTCTGACATAAAGACGGCACTAAAGTCTGCATTTGGTATTCTGGATGGGCCAATGTCAGTCACTGATTGGTGTAGAGGTCGCAACCAATCAGGTGAGAGCACACTTGATGTATATTCTGCTGAGTCCGCTATAAGTGAATGTAGAGATGTTGCAACTTCTATTGGAGAACCATTGAGCCCATCTCCGTCTTGTTCTGCTGGATCAACTTTCATTAAAG TTTCCAGTGCAATGGATGGGGTAAAAGCGGAAGAGACATCCCAAAGAAGATCAAACCAAGACAACTGCACTTCTGAGTCTGACCTGCAGACATGCTCCCGGCTAAGACCTACACTTTTTGTTAATCCGTTGCCTGCTATACTTGTTGG GTATCAGGATGACTGGCTTAAGACATCAGCAAGCTCTCTGAAACATTGGGAAAAGGCTCCGCTTGAGCCATATGCTCTACAAAAACCT ATTACTTATTCTGTTGTATGTCCAGACATTGATCCCCTTACATCTGCTGCTGCTGATTTTTTCCAACAACTAGGAACTG TCTATGAAACATGCAAATTGGGAACTCATTTACCCCAGATTGTTGGGAACCAAATGGAGGTGGACTCTGGGAGAAGGCCATCTCCTGGGTTTGTCCTACTTGATTGCCCTCAAGCAATGAAGATAGAAAGCAGGAATGCATCTCTTGTGAGCTCAATAAGTgattattttctctctctttcgaaTGGCTGGGACCTGACAAGCTACCTTAAGTCTCTCTCAAAGGCACTCAGAGGTTTGAAACTTGGTCACTGCTTGTCCACAAACGCAAAAGAAGGAAGTAGTGGTCCTTCAACG GTGATTTATGTTGTGTGCCCCTTCCCTGAGCCTATTGCAGTTTTACAGACTGTCATTGAGTCTTCTGTTTCTATTGGATCGGTCATTTTCCAGTCGGACAGAGATAGGAGATCTCTATTGCACAGTCAGGTTTCCAAGGCATTGAGCTATTCGGCAACAGTGGATGAGGCATCAATATCAAATATTTTAGTACTTTCTGGTTTTAGTATTCCTAAATTGGTACTGCAGATTGTGACAGTGGATGCCATTTTTAAAGTTACAAGCCCATCACTGAATGAGCTTGTAATTCTCAAGGAGACTGCTTTTACTGTTTACAACAAGGCTCGCCGAATATCACGAGGAGCATCTAGTGATGCAGTGCAATCGTCATCACTGTCTAGTAGACCGCATACTGTCCTCACACAAATGTCTTCTCCTACTCCGGGGATGTGGAAGGATTGTGTTGGCTCTCGAATTACTGGGCATTCCCTTCCAAGAGAGGGTGAAATTGATGCTAGTTTGAGGACTGGTGGCTGGGATAGTTCATGGCAAACAACAAGAAGTGGAGCAGTAAGCTGTGATCCCAACAGACTTGGAGATTTTTTTCCGCAAGATGAGACTCGCTACATGTTTGAGCCACTTTTTATTCTTGCGGAACCTGGTTCTCTAGAGCGTGCATTGTCACCTTTGGCTTTTGGTAATTTATCATTAGAATCTTCAAAGCCATTGTCAGATGACAGTAGTGGAGGCTTTCTGCAGAATGCAAGTTTGGGTGGAAGTGCGGATTCTGGATCAGGTTCTCAAGATGGATCTGAGCCAGATAAGACTCCAAGCCTGCATTGTTGCTACGGATGGACAGAGGACTGGCGTTGGCTAATATGTATCTGGACAGATTCAAGGGGAGAATTACTTGATAGCCACATATTCCCTTTTGGTGGAATCAGCAGTAGACAGGACACAAAGGGGTTGGAATGCCTTTTTGTGCAAGTTCTGCAGCAAGGCTGTCAGATACTGCAGGCATGCTCTTCTGATACTGGTGTTGCCAAGCCGAGGGATTTTGTGATTGCACGCATTGGAAGTTTCTATGAACTTGAATACCAAG AGTGGCAGAAAGCAATTAATTCAGTTGGGGGTTCAGAAGTGAAAAAATGGCACTTACAACTGCGGCGATCTGTGTCTGATGGGATGTCTGCTAGTAGTAATGGGCCTTCCATGCAACAGCAGGAAATGAGTATGATTCAAGAAAGAACCTTACCTTCTTCACCTGGCCCTCTGTATGGCAGCTCTCACTCAAAAATGTCTGGATATAATAAGGGTGGCTTAGGACAATCTTCTGTCAGAAAGCAGCTCATGGGCACACAGTTAATGGACAGCTCAAGGAGTTTGCTTCAGTGGGTGCAAAGTATCAGCTTTGTTACAATTGCAATTGATCACTCTTTGCATCTTGTTTTTCAAGCAGATACACAATCTCCGG GAGCTCAAGGTGCTGTCGGTATGGGCTCATCAGCATATCTGGAAGGCTTCACACCTGTGAAGTCTCTTGGCTCCACACCTGCTTCTTACATTCTGATCCCATCACCGAGCATGCGATTCCTCCCGCCAACACCTCTTCAGCTGCCCACGTGCCTCACAGCCGAATCACCTCCACTAGCCCATCTCCTTCATAGTAAAGGCTCTGCTATCCCCCTTTCTACTTGTTTTGTGGTTTCCAAAGCTGTACCTACTGTGAGGAGAGATCGTAGGAGCAACTTGAAAGAAGAATGGCCCTCATCTCTTTTGGTCAGTCTTATTGATCATTATGGAGGTAATAGCTTTAGCCAAGACAAACTCATGAGGGGTAATACCAAACAAGCTGGAAGGAGTCCAAGCTCGGAAGCTAGAGAATTGGAGTTTGAGACTCATGTCATTCTGGAATCCCTGGCAACCGAGCTTCATGCACTCTCATGGATGACTGCAAGTCCAGCGTACCTGGAGAGGCGAAGTGCACTGCCGTTTCATTGCGATATGGTTTTGAGATTGAGGAGGCTTTTGCATTTTGCTGACAAGGAGCTCTCCAGGCATCAAGAGAAGGCATAG